Proteins encoded together in one Oxalobacteraceae sp. CFBP 8761 window:
- the cphA gene encoding cyanophycin synthetase — MEVSRVRALRGPNLWSHHTSVEAIVTCTPEEESIGELPGFESRLRVRFPQIGGLQPFGHYETIPLAHVLELVALHLQAEAGCPVTFSRTTATLETGTYQVVVEYSEEDVGRQALELAQQLIEAARNDTPFDVPAALAQLRATDEDVRLGPSTGSIVQAAVARNIPFRRLTEGSMVMFGWGSRARRIQAAEIDATGAIAESIAQDKELTKKLLDAAGVPVPQGRGVSDPDDAWAAAMEIGLPVVIKPKDGNQGKGVTVNVTTREQLDAGFKAASEFRDDILVERYLPGHDYRLLVVGDKLVAAARREPPQVVGDGERSVRELVEQVNLDPRRGDGHGTSLTKIRFDDIAIGTLAQNGLTPDSVPAIGQRVVLRNNANLSTGGSATDVTDDVHPEVAARAVAAAHMIGLDICGVDLVCDSVLKPIEDQNGGIVEVNAAPGLRMHLAPSFGKPRPIGEAIVDTLFKDGDDGRIPIVAVTGTNGKTTTVRLIAHLLTASGLRTGMTNTDGVYIEGRRIESGDCSGPRSARNVLLHPDVDAAVFETARGGLLREGLAYDKCQVAVVTNIGSGDHLGLNYITTLEDLAVLKRVIVQNVAVGGMAVLNAADPTVAAMAERTRGDVTFFAQDVGNPVMAMHRAQGRRVVFVEEGYLVAAQESFVERIDLKEVPITRGGVVGFQVENVMASVAAAWGVGTSWDAIRLGLKTFVGESDNAPGRFNVFDYKGATVIADYGHNPDAIAALVNAVESMPAKRRSVVISGAGDRRDQDITQQTEILGAAFDDVLLYQDQCQRGRADGEVIALLRAGLSNATRTGHVEEINGEFVAIDRALSRLGDGDLCLILIDQVDEALAHITARVKAAA; from the coding sequence ATGGAAGTATCTCGCGTACGGGCCCTGCGTGGCCCCAATCTCTGGAGCCACCACACCTCGGTCGAGGCGATTGTGACGTGCACGCCTGAGGAAGAATCGATCGGCGAACTGCCCGGTTTCGAATCGCGCCTGCGCGTGCGCTTCCCGCAGATCGGCGGCCTGCAGCCGTTCGGCCACTACGAAACGATCCCGCTGGCCCACGTGCTCGAACTGGTCGCGCTGCACCTGCAAGCCGAAGCCGGCTGCCCGGTGACGTTCAGCCGCACCACCGCCACGCTGGAAACCGGCACCTACCAGGTGGTCGTTGAATACAGCGAAGAAGACGTCGGCCGCCAGGCCCTCGAACTCGCGCAGCAGCTGATCGAAGCCGCCCGCAACGATACCCCGTTCGACGTGCCCGCCGCGCTGGCGCAACTGCGCGCGACCGACGAAGACGTGCGTTTGGGTCCATCGACCGGCTCGATCGTGCAGGCCGCAGTGGCCCGCAACATCCCGTTCCGCCGCCTGACCGAAGGCAGCATGGTCATGTTCGGCTGGGGCAGCCGCGCGCGCCGTATCCAGGCCGCCGAGATCGACGCCACCGGCGCGATTGCCGAATCGATCGCGCAGGACAAGGAACTGACCAAGAAGCTGCTCGACGCAGCCGGCGTGCCGGTGCCCCAGGGCCGCGGCGTCTCCGACCCTGACGACGCCTGGGCCGCCGCCATGGAAATCGGCCTGCCCGTGGTGATCAAGCCGAAGGACGGCAACCAGGGCAAGGGCGTGACGGTCAACGTCACCACGCGCGAACAACTCGACGCCGGCTTCAAGGCCGCCAGCGAATTCCGCGACGACATCCTGGTCGAACGCTACCTGCCGGGCCACGACTACCGCCTGCTGGTGGTGGGCGACAAGCTGGTGGCCGCCGCGCGCCGCGAACCGCCGCAGGTGGTGGGTGACGGCGAACGCAGCGTGCGCGAACTGGTCGAGCAGGTCAACCTGGACCCGCGCCGCGGCGATGGCCACGGCACGTCGCTGACCAAGATCCGCTTCGATGACATCGCCATCGGCACGCTGGCCCAGAACGGCCTGACGCCGGACTCGGTGCCCGCCATCGGCCAGCGCGTCGTCCTGCGCAATAACGCGAACCTGTCCACCGGCGGCTCGGCCACCGACGTCACCGACGACGTGCACCCTGAAGTCGCGGCGCGCGCCGTCGCTGCCGCCCACATGATCGGCCTGGATATCTGCGGCGTCGACCTGGTCTGCGACAGCGTCCTCAAACCGATTGAGGACCAGAACGGCGGCATCGTCGAGGTCAACGCCGCGCCGGGCCTGCGCATGCACCTGGCGCCGTCGTTCGGCAAACCGCGCCCGATCGGCGAAGCGATCGTCGACACGCTGTTCAAGGACGGCGACGACGGCCGCATCCCGATCGTGGCCGTCACCGGCACGAATGGCAAGACGACCACCGTGCGCCTGATCGCGCACCTGCTCACGGCTTCCGGCCTGCGCACCGGCATGACCAATACCGACGGCGTCTACATCGAAGGTCGCCGCATCGAGAGCGGCGACTGCAGCGGCCCGCGCAGCGCGCGCAACGTGCTGCTGCACCCTGACGTCGACGCCGCCGTGTTCGAAACGGCGCGCGGCGGCCTGCTGCGCGAAGGCCTGGCCTACGACAAGTGCCAGGTCGCCGTGGTAACCAATATCGGCTCGGGCGACCACCTGGGCCTGAACTACATCACCACGCTCGAAGACCTGGCGGTACTCAAGCGCGTGATCGTGCAGAACGTGGCCGTGGGCGGCATGGCGGTACTTAACGCCGCCGATCCGACCGTGGCGGCAATGGCCGAACGGACGCGCGGCGACGTCACCTTCTTCGCGCAGGACGTGGGCAATCCCGTCATGGCGATGCACCGCGCCCAGGGCCGCCGTGTCGTCTTCGTCGAAGAAGGCTATCTGGTGGCGGCGCAGGAATCGTTCGTCGAACGCATCGACCTGAAGGAAGTGCCGATCACGCGCGGTGGCGTGGTGGGCTTCCAGGTCGAAAACGTGATGGCGTCCGTGGCCGCAGCCTGGGGCGTGGGCACGTCGTGGGATGCGATCCGCCTGGGCCTGAAAACCTTTGTCGGCGAAAGCGACAATGCGCCAGGACGCTTCAACGTCTTCGATTACAAGGGCGCGACCGTGATCGCCGACTACGGCCACAACCCGGATGCGATCGCCGCGCTGGTCAATGCGGTCGAGAGCATGCCCGCCAAGCGCCGCTCGGTGGTGATCAGCGGCGCCGGCGACCGGCGCGACCAGGACATCACGCAGCAGACCGAAATCCTGGGCGCGGCGTTCGACGACGTGCTGCTGTATCAGGATCAGTGCCAGCGCGGGCGCGCCGATGGCGAAGTCATCGCGCTGCTGCGCGCAGGGTTGAGCAATGCGACCCGCACCGGCCACGTCGAAGAAATCAATGGCGAGTTCGTGGCGATTGATCGGGCGCTCTCGCGCCTGGGTGATGGGGACTTGTGCCTGATCCTGATCGACCAGGTTGACGAGGCGCTGGCGCATATCACGGCGCGGGTCAAGGCGGCAGCCTGA